In Pseudomonas rhizosphaerae, one DNA window encodes the following:
- a CDS encoding CDP-6-deoxy-delta-3,4-glucoseen reductase yields MRVTLQPSGVVLETLPGERILAAAQRLGYDCPQSCRNGNCHVCSAVLVEGSVREEGAVIDRGEFHTCIAEPLEDCVILWDGVLAKGELPVRSLACQLVDCVDIGGDVWRVRLRAPAGKPPRYHAGQYLMIERDNGEKSAFSLASAPHSGRDLELHVLVREASAQSLIEQLQRNGMARVHMPYGDTHLAELPDGPLVLIAAGTGMAQMNSLIEHCRSQGFKHPVHLYWGVRRPEDFYELEHWEQWKLLPNLFLNKVVSDLCGWEGRCGMLHEAVCEDIADLGGVHVYGSGSPAMIYATLDALVNAGMDAHQMRADVFAYAPRPL; encoded by the coding sequence ATGCGTGTGACCTTGCAACCTTCGGGCGTGGTGCTGGAAACCTTGCCTGGCGAGCGAATCCTGGCCGCCGCGCAGCGCTTGGGCTACGACTGCCCGCAGAGCTGTCGCAATGGCAATTGCCATGTGTGCAGCGCGGTGCTGGTGGAAGGCAGCGTTCGCGAGGAAGGTGCCGTGATCGATCGGGGCGAATTTCATACCTGTATCGCCGAGCCGCTTGAAGACTGCGTGATCCTCTGGGACGGCGTGCTGGCCAAAGGCGAGTTGCCGGTGCGCAGCCTCGCCTGCCAACTGGTCGACTGCGTCGATATCGGCGGCGACGTCTGGCGCGTGCGCCTGCGTGCGCCGGCTGGCAAGCCGCCGCGCTACCACGCCGGCCAGTACCTGATGATCGAGCGCGACAACGGCGAAAAATCAGCCTTTTCCCTGGCGTCGGCGCCTCACAGCGGGCGCGATCTGGAATTGCACGTGCTGGTCCGCGAGGCCAGCGCGCAAAGTCTGATTGAGCAGTTGCAGCGTAACGGCATGGCCCGTGTGCACATGCCCTACGGCGATACGCACCTGGCCGAGCTGCCTGATGGGCCGTTGGTGCTGATCGCTGCAGGCACCGGCATGGCGCAGATGAACAGTCTGATCGAGCACTGCCGCTCCCAGGGCTTCAAGCATCCGGTGCATCTGTATTGGGGTGTACGTCGGCCCGAGGATTTCTACGAACTGGAACATTGGGAGCAGTGGAAACTGTTGCCCAACCTGTTCCTGAACAAGGTGGTGAGCGACCTGTGCGGTTGGGAAGGGCGCTGCGGCATGCTGCACGAAGCGGTCTGCGAGGACATTGCCGACCTGGGCGGCGTGCACGTCTACGGCAGTGGTTCGCCAGCGATGATCTACGCCACGCTCGATGCTCTGGTCAATGCCGGGATGGATGCGCACCAGATGCGTGCGGATGTCTTCGCCTACGC